The following DNA comes from Hahella chejuensis KCTC 2396.
GGCGCGTGGCTTTGGGCATGGGCGCGGAGAGCGTCGAGAGTTTGCGGGAAATTGGCAAGCTATTAGCCTTTTTGAAAGAGCCGGAGCCGCCCAAGGGCCTGCGGGATGCCTGGAGCAAGCTGCCGATCTTCAAGCAAGTAATGAATATGGGGCCGAAAGAAGTCAGCTCCGCGTCTTGTCAGGAAGTGATTATTGAAGGCGATGACGTCGACCTCTATCAATATCCGATTCAAACCTGCTGGCCGGGAGACGCCGGTCCGTTGGTGACCTGGCCCTTGGTGATCACCCGTGGTCCCAACAAGGCGCGGCAGAACCTGGGAATTTACCGGCAGCAACTGATTGGCCGCAACAAACTGATTATGCGCTGGCTGTCGCACCGGGGCGGCGCTCTCGACTACCGCGAGTGGCGGGAAGCCCATCCCATGGAGCCATTCCCGGTCGCAGTGGCTTTGGGCGCGGACCCAGCGACGATTCTGGGCGCAGTGACGCCAGTGCCTGATACCCTGTCCGAGTACGCATTTGCGGGACTATTGCGAGGCAATAAGACCGAGGTGGTGCGTTGTATCGGTAGCGATTTGCAAGCGCCCGCCAGCGCGGAGATTGTGCTGGAGGGAGTGATTCATCCGGGAGAAATGGCGCCGGAAGGTCCCTTTGGCGATCACACAGGTTACTACAACGAGGTGGATCGTTTTCCTGTGTTCACCGTTGAGCGCATTACGCAGCGGAAAAAGCCGATTTATCACAGTACCTATACTGGACGTCCGCCAGATGAGCCTGCGGTATTGGGCGTCGCTCTGAACGAGGTGTTCGTGCCAATTTTGCAGAAACAGTTTCCGGAAATTGTCGATTTCTATCTGCCGCCGGAAGGCTGCTCTTATCGCATGGCGGTAGTGACCATGAAGAAGCAGTATCCCGGTCACGCTAAACGGGTAATGATGGGCGTCTGGTCGTTTCTGCGACAATTCATGTACACCAAGTTTGTGATCGTCACTGACGACGACGTCAACGCCCGTGACTGGAAGGACGTCATCTGGGCTATTACGACGCGCATGGACCCGGCGCGGGACACCGTCATGGTGGAGAATACGCCTATTGATTATCTGGACTTTGCTTCTCCCGTCTCCGGATTGGGCTCCAAAATGGGCTTGGACGCCACTAACAAATGGCCCGGCGAAACACAGCGGGAGTGGGGGCGCACCATTCAGATGGATGCGGACGTCAAAGCGCGCGTCGATGACCTCTGGTCGCAGCTGGGTATTGACTAAGGATCTGCTGATGCGTCGCCACCTGCGCTTTCAACCCTCCGGTCATGAGTTTGACGCCGCGGAAGGGGAGACGATATTGGCGGCGGCGTTGCGACAGGGATACAAGATTCTCCATGCGTGTGATAATGGCGTCTGTCATATTTGCGCGGCCAGGCTTCTTAAAGGGAATGTTGCAGGCGGCGTTGGAGAATCGGGGCGTCGGCGCCTGGGCGCGGATGAAGTTTTATTATGCAAAGCGACGCCTGAGGGCGATTGTGAGTTTGAATTAAGACGGATTTGGGGACCAAACGAATTGGAAACAAAAACACTGGCGTTTCAAATCAAGGCGGTCACTGCGCTGTCCGACGATGTATATCAAGTGCAATTGCTGGCGCCCGCCGGCGCTTTGCCGGAGTTTTTCGCCGGACAATACCTGGAGCTATTGGCGCCGGGCGTTGAGGCGGCTTTCTTCTCTATCGCCAACGCGCCAGGAACGAGGGAAGTTGAACTGCACATCCAGGTCCATCAGGAAAGTCGCAGCGCCCTGGCCATCTATCAGTATTTGACTTCAGAGTCGGTCGTGCGCGCCCGATTGCCGTTGGGGAAGTGTTTCATTTCTGGCGTTCCCGATATGGATGTCTCCCTGATCGCCGCAGGCACTGGGTTTGCGCAAATCAAGTCCATCGTTGAATATCTGCTGGCGCAAGGGTTTGAGCGTAAGCTGTCGATATATTGGGGCGTAAGACAGTCACAGGAGATGTATGCTCGCGCTCTGTCTGAAGCCTGGGCTGAACGTCACGAGAATGTCTCTTTCACGCCAGTGATGGCGGATAATCGTGATAATGAATGGCAAGGCCATCATGCGGAACTGGTGCGTGCGGTGCTGGCTGAGCGGCGGCATTGGGACAACAGTCTGGTGTATGTGAGCGGTTCGCCGACAATGGTGTATACCGCGATGGATGCGCTGGCCCCGCTGGGATTGCCCGGCGAGCAGTTCTTTTCGGATGTGCTGGAGTATGCGCCCAGGGGCTGAACGCCCCTGGGTTAGGTTGGATCAGGCGCTGCGCCGTTGGGATTTCGGCGAAGGCAGGTCAGGCAGTTTGGCGCTGTCCTGTAAGGCCTGAATAAAGTAGTCGTTGCTGGCTTGAGGTTGATCCATGGCGGCCAGCAAGCGCGCCAGTTCATAGTACGTTTCCCGGCGACGTTTTAGCTTCAGGCTCGCTTCAAAATACTCTTTGGCTTTGCTCCAGCGTTCATTTCTCAGGCACAGACGCCCCAGAGCCAGCAGTAAGCCAGCGTCATTGGGACGTTCTTTCAGCCAGTGTTCCGCGGCCAGCAACTGCTCCGCCACATTCGCTCCTGCGATCTGGCCATACAGGTCGATCAGGATGTCGCTCCAGTGCTGCTTCAATGCCTTGCGTAAAAGCGTTTCCGCCTGGCCGCTGGCGCCAAGCCGCATCAGTTGCGAGGCATAGGCGTAGATGACGTGAGGGTTCTTGCGCAGGTTGGCGGGCATTCGATCCCAGATCGCGTTCAGAGGTTCGCTGTTGAAATCCCCTTTACGGCCCCGGAGTGCTTCGTCGCAAGCATGGCGCAGCAGATTGAGCCAGGTTTCCAGCTCCAGCTTTTCCACCTCGTCGTCTTTCAGCACTTTGTATTTGCGCAGCTCCGGTAAGATCTCACTCATTTTTTGCCAGTCGTTCAGGCGGGTGTAAACCTGTTGCAACAACTTCAGTACGAATGGGTGATGAGGCGTCTTCTTACGCAGGTTCAACAAGGTGGACAGGCACTGTTCCAACTGCCCGCGGGCCAGCTGCAGTTGCGCCTGAGTCACGCCGATGGCGACATCGCCGCCAGGGGTGTTGTCGAACGCTTTCTTCAAGAATAAGTCGCTCTCTTTTTCATTGCCCAGTTCATTGGCGGCCTGAGCGGAGGCGAGGTAGTTGATCAGCGGGGTGTCGGACTGTTCCGCGCTGCCGGACAAAAACTTCTGCGCCTGTTTCCAGTTGCCCTCTGCGTAGTGCAGCAAACCGCGAATGGTATTCTGCTGCGCCCGGCTGTATTTGCGCTTCTTACGCCATTGTCGCCAGCCAGCTCTGACAGCAAGCGTGGTCGATAGCGTTCTGAATAAATAGTGCAGGGCGAAGTAAAACCCTATCAGCAGGGCGAGAGCGATCCAGACGTTGGTCTCCAGCAGCCAGTTCAGCCAGGAGACGCGCACATAACCTGCGTCCAATTGCACCAAAAAGCCCAGCGCCACGCCGATGGCGAGGGATATCAGCAGCACCAGCGCATAGAAATTCATGAGGCCAGCTCCTTGTCGTCCAGGGTAAGCGAGCCGGTTGCAGGCTTACCGCCGCGCTTGTACAGGGACTCCATCAGATTCTTCAGCATACGCAAGGAGGAGGAGATATCCGGTAATTCCGGGTCGATAGGCTCTTTTTTCAGCTGTTGCAGGTTTTCCAGCAGAGCTTTGGCGGAGGCGTTGTTGATGACGAAATAATCCGCCACCCACTTTTCCGCTTTCTCGAGGCTGTGCACGTAAACGTCCTGGTTTTTCTCCAGCAGTGCGAGCTCCGCCTGCTCCAGCATCATGCGGAGATTCTGGCGCAGGTAGTAAATTTGTTCTGGCGCCAGCAGCGGCTCCACCGGAGCATCCAGACGGCGGATGGAGAAGTATTTTTCCAGTTTGCTCATGGAAGCCAGAGCGCTGTCGTACCAGTGGCTTTCTCCACTGGGAGCAGGGTTTTCCTCGGGAACCGGATTATCGCTCAGCATGGTCGTGTCTTTCAGGAACAGGCGCTGATCCAGGTTTTCCACCTGATTGATCAACGCTTCCAGACGCAGGTAGATGCCTTGACGGTCAATGTCCGCAATCGCCTGGAGGCTGACGATTTCTTCCGCCAAAGCCTTACGTACGGGATAGGCGGCGACTTCTTTGGTTTCCGCCAGCACTTGGTCGGCGGCCTGCAGAATAGCGAGCGAGCCGACGTAGTCTTTCTCCATATGCAGGCGCTGATTGGCGAGACGCAACAGATATTCGGCTTCGGCGAACAGCCAGTCGACTCGACCGGTTTCCCCTTTACTCAATAAGTTTCTGGCGGTTTGATCCATCATCTGCTGCAACTGCGTCTGGCTTTCGCGCTGCTTGGCGACGGCGGCGTCCAGCTTGTCCAGGCGATCCTGGTAACGGAGCCCAACTTCGTCAGCAAGCTGTTTTCCCGCCTGGCTTTGATCCATGGCGCGATCTAACTTGGCTTGCCAAGTCTGCATGTAAGTCCAAAACCAACCGGCGCCAACGGCCATGACGACCAGTAGAACAAGAATCGCCAGCCATAACGGCCCGGTTTTAGGCGTCTTAGCCGCTACAGGCGGTGTTGCGGGTGGCGGGGGAGACAACGGAGGCGGAGCTGGATTGGGAGAGGACTCTTTGACAGGCTCTTCCGCTTTCGTTGAGGGTTGTTCCAGTTCGGATGTGTTGGGCTCGGTTTTAGGCGTCGCCACGCTATCCTTTTCTGCGCTGGCTTCCGGTCGAGACAAAGTAAATGAGGCGGATAAGCTTGCGTCAGGCGTAGACTCTGCTGCGCTTTCCTTGGCGTTGGCGGGTTCCATTCCGGGTTCAGGAGAAGTCGAGGGCTCCTGTTCCAGAGCGGACTTATCTTGCTCTGGCTGTTCTGGTTTGTTTGGTTTTGATTCTTCCGTCACACTCGTTCCTACCCAGTAATCTAAGTAATCAACGCGCCTGCAGGCAACGGCGACCCTCTTTGGTGGAGAGGGTTAACATGCCGTTTTGAGGAGGGCCAGTAAGGCCTCGTCGGATAACTCCGGCGCGATTTTGTAATTCAGACGGTTCTCCTGCGCCAGGGTGGCGACTCTGGCGCTGGGGATGACGAACAGCGTGTCGCCCCAGGCGTAACCGATATTCTGGCCCAGTTGGCAAAGGTGCAGCAGAGTCTCGCCGGATAAGGTGACGACAACCTCTGGACGCCATTGCTTGAGGGCTTCGTTTAATTCATTGGGGTCATATTCCAGCGTTTTACGCTCATATAACTCCAATGTAGCGACATGCGCGCCACGCTCCTGCATGGTTTCCGTCAACAATTCGCGTCCGCCGCAGCCTTTCACAATCAACACGCGCATGGGGGGCTCGTCTTCGTTGCGCGCCTGCAGACCGGGGTGTTCCAGCAATTGCTCGGAGGCGCAGCCCTGCTCTGGGGTATTAACCGTCAGTCCGTAGCTGCGTAGCGGCGCAGCGCTGCTTTCGCCGATAGCGAACCAGCGCACGCCCTGTGGCGCTTGCGGCCAGTAAGCGTCTATCAGTTCCAACAGCAGACGCGATGCATGTTTACTCACGCAGATCACATGAGTATAGCGATCCAGATCGAGGATGCAGTCTTTTATGGCTTGCGTTTCGGGCAAGGGCTCAATGGCGATGGCCGGCAACACCCGAACTTCCGCGCTGTTTTGCTCCAACAGCGCGCGCAAGGAATCGTTTTCTCCCTGAGGGCGGGTCAACAGCACTCTGAGGCCGCTCAGCTCCTGACTAAGAGTGGTTTCCATACACGGCTTCCAGAATTTTTCCTGCTCCTTGTTGCAATAGACGCTCGGCCAGCTCCGTGCCGAGGGCTTCCGCTGCGGCGACAGGCCCTTCTACTTCATCCCGGAGCACTTGCGCGCCGTCCGGGCTGCCTACTAAGCCGCGTAATCTCATTTGGTCGCCAGTAATTTCCGCATAGCCGGCGATGGGAACCTGACATCCCCCTTGCAGACGGTGATTCATGGCTCTTTCCGCTGACACCCGCGCAGTGGTTTCCGCATCCTGTAACTGTGCGATAAGCGCCATAGCTTCAGGGTCGTCGAGACGGCATTCAATACCAAGCGCTCCCTGTCCGACGGCGGGCAAACTGACTTCCGGCGTCAGCTCTTCGCGGATGCGACCAGAAAAGCCCAGGCGTTTCAGCCCGGAGGCCGCGAGGATAATGGCGTCGAAGTCGCCGGCGTCGAGCTTGGCCAATCGTGTATTGACGTTGCCGCGCAGAGACAGGATTTTCAGGTCTGGCCGCCGCTCGGACAGCTGGCACTGACGACGCAGGCTGGAGGTGCCCACGACAGCGCCTTCAGGCAGCTCATCCAGGCTGGCGTACTGATTGCTGACAAAAGCGTCCATTGGAGTTTCCCGCTCCAGAATCGCCCCAAGGCCCAGTCCGGGGGGGAACTCCATCGGCACGTCTTTCATGGAGTGTACGGCGATATCGGCGCGTCCCTCCAGCATGGCTGTCTCCAGCTCCTTGACGAAGAGCCCTTTGCCGCCGACTTTGGCGAGTGGCGTATCGAGAATGATATCGCCTTTGGTGGTTAATCCGAGCAATTCGACGGTCAATCCGGGGTGTAACGCTTCAAGGCGTTGCTTGACGTGCTCCGCCTGCCATAGCGCGAGCGCGCTTTGACGTGTGGCGATCACAAGGTGCTGTTTCGGCATAGTTTAAAATTGCGCTAATTGTGTCGTATCCGGCGAAAAAGTCAGTTGAAATTACACGTAAATCCAACCGCAGGCGCTAGCATACTCATTTTCCCGCCGCTTGTCTTTGCCGGAGGTCGATCAGGTCGGCTGCGCCAGAAATTGTTTGACCTCTGTCACCAGACGCCGGCTGACTGGAAGCGCCTCTCTGACGCCCCGCAGGCGCACCTCGTAATGGCCGTCGTGGCGACGTTGCAGTATTTCTATGTAGTGGCGGTTGATCAGCGTATTGCGATGGATGCGCAGAAAATGAGGATGTAAAGCCTGTTCCAGCTCTTTCAATGGTTGATCGCTGAGCGTCTCTCCCTGAGCATGAAATACCGTCACGTACTTGTGTTCTGCTTGCAAGTAAAGGATGTCGCTGATTTTAATGCGTTCCATTCCTCGACTGCTGCGGCACACCACCACCGCCGGCGCCTCGTCCTGCCCGTTGATCTCTTGCTTCAGGCTTTGCAGCTGGGCGCGATTCACTTGCGTGACGTTTTGCAGGGCGCGCATCAGGTCTTCGCGACGGATGGGTTTGAGCAGATAGTCCTGGGCGCGCACCCGGAACGCCTGGATGGC
Coding sequences within:
- the hemC gene encoding hydroxymethylbilane synthase — its product is MPKQHLVIATRQSALALWQAEHVKQRLEALHPGLTVELLGLTTKGDIILDTPLAKVGGKGLFVKELETAMLEGRADIAVHSMKDVPMEFPPGLGLGAILERETPMDAFVSNQYASLDELPEGAVVGTSSLRRQCQLSERRPDLKILSLRGNVNTRLAKLDAGDFDAIILAASGLKRLGFSGRIREELTPEVSLPAVGQGALGIECRLDDPEAMALIAQLQDAETTARVSAERAMNHRLQGGCQVPIAGYAEITGDQMRLRGLVGSPDGAQVLRDEVEGPVAAAEALGTELAERLLQQGAGKILEAVYGNHS
- the ubiD gene encoding 4-hydroxy-3-polyprenylbenzoate decarboxylase, encoding MQYRDLRDFIRILEQRGELKRITAEVDPHLEMTEICDRTLRREGPALLFENPRGYSIPVLGNLFGTPGRVALGMGAESVESLREIGKLLAFLKEPEPPKGLRDAWSKLPIFKQVMNMGPKEVSSASCQEVIIEGDDVDLYQYPIQTCWPGDAGPLVTWPLVITRGPNKARQNLGIYRQQLIGRNKLIMRWLSHRGGALDYREWREAHPMEPFPVAVALGADPATILGAVTPVPDTLSEYAFAGLLRGNKTEVVRCIGSDLQAPASAEIVLEGVIHPGEMAPEGPFGDHTGYYNEVDRFPVFTVERITQRKKPIYHSTYTGRPPDEPAVLGVALNEVFVPILQKQFPEIVDFYLPPEGCSYRMAVVTMKKQYPGHAKRVMMGVWSFLRQFMYTKFVIVTDDDVNARDWKDVIWAITTRMDPARDTVMVENTPIDYLDFASPVSGLGSKMGLDATNKWPGETQREWGRTIQMDADVKARVDDLWSQLGID
- a CDS encoding uroporphyrinogen-III C-methyltransferase, with translation MTEESKPNKPEQPEQDKSALEQEPSTSPEPGMEPANAKESAAESTPDASLSASFTLSRPEASAEKDSVATPKTEPNTSELEQPSTKAEEPVKESSPNPAPPPLSPPPPATPPVAAKTPKTGPLWLAILVLLVVMAVGAGWFWTYMQTWQAKLDRAMDQSQAGKQLADEVGLRYQDRLDKLDAAVAKQRESQTQLQQMMDQTARNLLSKGETGRVDWLFAEAEYLLRLANQRLHMEKDYVGSLAILQAADQVLAETKEVAAYPVRKALAEEIVSLQAIADIDRQGIYLRLEALINQVENLDQRLFLKDTTMLSDNPVPEENPAPSGESHWYDSALASMSKLEKYFSIRRLDAPVEPLLAPEQIYYLRQNLRMMLEQAELALLEKNQDVYVHSLEKAEKWVADYFVINNASAKALLENLQQLKKEPIDPELPDISSSLRMLKNLMESLYKRGGKPATGSLTLDDKELAS
- a CDS encoding heme biosynthesis HemY N-terminal domain-containing protein; the protein is MNFYALVLLISLAIGVALGFLVQLDAGYVRVSWLNWLLETNVWIALALLIGFYFALHYLFRTLSTTLAVRAGWRQWRKKRKYSRAQQNTIRGLLHYAEGNWKQAQKFLSGSAEQSDTPLINYLASAQAANELGNEKESDLFLKKAFDNTPGGDVAIGVTQAQLQLARGQLEQCLSTLLNLRKKTPHHPFVLKLLQQVYTRLNDWQKMSEILPELRKYKVLKDDEVEKLELETWLNLLRHACDEALRGRKGDFNSEPLNAIWDRMPANLRKNPHVIYAYASQLMRLGASGQAETLLRKALKQHWSDILIDLYGQIAGANVAEQLLAAEHWLKERPNDAGLLLALGRLCLRNERWSKAKEYFEASLKLKRRRETYYELARLLAAMDQPQASNDYFIQALQDSAKLPDLPSPKSQRRSA
- a CDS encoding CDP-6-deoxy-delta-3,4-glucoseen reductase; the encoded protein is MTSGRSWVLTKDLLMRRHLRFQPSGHEFDAAEGETILAAALRQGYKILHACDNGVCHICAARLLKGNVAGGVGESGRRRLGADEVLLCKATPEGDCEFELRRIWGPNELETKTLAFQIKAVTALSDDVYQVQLLAPAGALPEFFAGQYLELLAPGVEAAFFSIANAPGTREVELHIQVHQESRSALAIYQYLTSESVVRARLPLGKCFISGVPDMDVSLIAAGTGFAQIKSIVEYLLAQGFERKLSIYWGVRQSQEMYARALSEAWAERHENVSFTPVMADNRDNEWQGHHAELVRAVLAERRHWDNSLVYVSGSPTMVYTAMDALAPLGLPGEQFFSDVLEYAPRG
- a CDS encoding LytR/AlgR family response regulator transcription factor, yielding MTKVIIVDDEPLARERLKRLLLDTHYEVCAEASGGDEALERIRLHSPDIVLLDIRMPGKDGLEVAAELAQHPQPPAVIFTTAYDEYAIQAFRVRAQDYLLKPIRREDLMRALQNVTQVNRAQLQSLKQEINGQDEAPAVVVCRSSRGMERIKISDILYLQAEHKYVTVFHAQGETLSDQPLKELEQALHPHFLRIHRNTLINRHYIEILQRRHDGHYEVRLRGVREALPVSRRLVTEVKQFLAQPT
- a CDS encoding uroporphyrinogen-III synthase — protein: METTLSQELSGLRVLLTRPQGENDSLRALLEQNSAEVRVLPAIAIEPLPETQAIKDCILDLDRYTHVICVSKHASRLLLELIDAYWPQAPQGVRWFAIGESSAAPLRSYGLTVNTPEQGCASEQLLEHPGLQARNEDEPPMRVLIVKGCGGRELLTETMQERGAHVATLELYERKTLEYDPNELNEALKQWRPEVVVTLSGETLLHLCQLGQNIGYAWGDTLFVIPSARVATLAQENRLNYKIAPELSDEALLALLKTAC